In the genome of Cellvibrio sp. KY-YJ-3, one region contains:
- a CDS encoding adenosine deaminase, which translates to MQLLPMNSLCGAGRDLAFAALIALAGLTSLNAHALVSSPASDRVITKDHWFEQFKSTATDKELYRFLYAMPKGGDLHNHISGAVLSDWWYDLALSQKVHGYRFYTKVRINNCRDFGNNEFVRRPYLMLFNNLTEASYQQLPECEKAEYKRLEELDEKEKAAWVQSVMLNHEHEGRDEFFQTHWQRLDQLLHSPYLIAEVLYKNMQAFGNEGLIYLEAMVEAGGYFKPDGTAFTEDEAVAIFRQRLAQADAKKTGVTVRFQDSILRFVPSAEDQLRASYDIVSRHRDLYVAVNMVGREDNDKGYPLRFTQTLRELRHKYNNVRLSVHAGEVDEPNYHIRDTLMLGADRIGHGVNLITDKDLLREMRHGPYLIEINLISNLLLEYVSDYSQHPFPEYLRLGIPVALSTDDRGMWDSNITDEFFVAVKEFNLSWEELLLLSRNSLQYSFVEEDIKQQLLNTYNTRAARFEKQFRSKGIASLTAAAPVSYGFTCKRYALCDWR; encoded by the coding sequence ATGCAATTGCTTCCTATGAATAGCCTTTGTGGTGCAGGCCGCGACCTTGCGTTTGCTGCGCTTATTGCACTTGCCGGGCTGACTAGCCTAAATGCCCATGCGCTGGTCAGTAGCCCCGCCAGTGACCGGGTGATTACCAAAGATCACTGGTTTGAACAATTTAAATCCACGGCAACGGATAAAGAGTTATACCGTTTTTTATATGCCATGCCCAAAGGTGGCGACCTGCACAACCATATTAGCGGCGCGGTATTGTCGGATTGGTGGTACGACCTGGCGCTGTCGCAAAAAGTACACGGTTATCGTTTTTATACCAAAGTGCGCATCAATAATTGCCGCGATTTTGGCAACAATGAATTTGTGCGTCGCCCTTATTTAATGTTGTTTAATAATTTAACCGAGGCGTCTTACCAGCAATTGCCGGAGTGTGAAAAAGCGGAATACAAACGCCTGGAAGAGCTGGACGAAAAAGAAAAAGCTGCCTGGGTGCAAAGTGTAATGCTCAATCACGAACACGAAGGGCGCGATGAATTTTTTCAAACCCATTGGCAGCGATTGGATCAGTTGTTACACAGCCCCTATTTAATCGCGGAAGTGCTGTATAAAAATATGCAAGCCTTTGGCAACGAAGGTTTAATTTATTTGGAGGCGATGGTAGAGGCGGGTGGTTATTTTAAACCGGATGGCACAGCCTTCACCGAAGATGAAGCCGTGGCTATATTTCGTCAGCGTTTAGCCCAGGCCGATGCGAAAAAAACCGGTGTTACCGTGCGTTTTCAGGATTCCATTTTGCGCTTTGTACCGAGTGCAGAAGACCAGTTGCGCGCCTCTTACGACATAGTGTCGCGCCACCGTGATTTGTATGTGGCGGTGAACATGGTGGGGCGTGAGGACAATGACAAAGGCTACCCGCTGCGTTTTACCCAAACCCTGCGCGAGCTGCGCCACAAATACAACAATGTGCGTTTGTCGGTACACGCTGGTGAGGTGGACGAACCCAACTACCATATTCGCGATACGCTGATGCTCGGCGCTGATCGTATTGGTCACGGTGTGAATTTAATTACCGACAAAGATTTGTTGCGCGAAATGCGCCACGGCCCCTACCTGATCGAAATTAATTTAATTTCCAATTTATTGCTCGAATACGTGAGCGATTATTCACAACATCCTTTCCCCGAATATTTGCGCTTGGGCATTCCGGTTGCGCTTTCCACCGATGATCGCGGCATGTGGGACTCCAATATTACCGACGAATTTTTTGTGGCGGTGAAGGAATTTAATTTGTCCTGGGAGGAGTTGTTATTACTCAGTCGCAATTCATTGCAATACAGTTTTGTGGAAGAGGATATCAAACAACAACTGCTCAACACCTATAACACCCGCGCCGCCCGTTTTGAAAAACAATTCCGCTCCAAGGGTATTGCCAGCTTAACGGCGGCTGCTCCTGTCTCCTACGGCTTCACCTGCAAACGCTATGCGTTATGTGATTGGCGTTAA